ATTGCACCCCATTGAGGAGTATCATTTAAAAAACACGCACACCGCACAAGGCGATACAGAAATGCAAAAAGCCCTAACTTTTTATGCGATCAACCAAAAAAAGAGCGCTTTTGCCAATGAAGCCAGCAAAGAACTCCCTTTGGCATCAAGGGTGTTTTATCATTTGCAAGCCATTGAAGGCTTACTCAATCAGCTCAATATCCCTTTTAAGCGCGATTTTGAGCTTAACCCTAACAGCGTGCATGCCCTAATCAATGATAAAAGCTTGTGGGCAAAAATCAGCTCTCTGCCTAAAATGCCCCTTTTTAATTTACGCCCTAAACTCAATCATTTCCCTTTGCCCCACAACACTAAAATCCCACAAATCCCCATAGAGAGCAACGCTTACATTGTGGGGCTAGTCAAAAATAAGCAAGAAGTGTTTTTAAAATACGGCAACAAGCTCATGACACGATTATCGCCCTTTTACATAGAGTTTGATCCTTCTTTAGAAGAAGTGAAAATGCAAATTGACAATAAGGATCAAATGGTTAAAATAGGGAGCGTGGTTGAAGTGAAAGAGAGTTTTTATATCCATGCTATGGATAATATCCGCGCGAATGTGATTGGCTTTAGCGTTTCTAATGAGAGTAAGCCTAATGAAATGGGCTATACGATTAGATTTAAAGATTTTCAAAAACGCTTTTCACTAGATAAGCAAGAAAGGATCTATCGCATAGAATTTTACAAAAATGATGCGTTTAGCGGGATGATCTTGGTGAAATTTGTGTAGGGATGGATAAACCTTACCAAAAGAGCTCATAGCATTTTAAGGCAACGCCTGATAAAATATGATAATCGCAAATAAAGGATAGTGATGCCAGATATTAGAAATCTTTATTTATCATTACCTAACTTAACAGAGAGGCTAAGCAAAACAAGCAATAGACTCTACACCATGCATTCATCTTGTTCTTTTTCAGCAAGGGGGCATCGTATTTTAGAAAGAATGCATGAGATAATCCAAAAGGGTCCAAAAGGGTATGGATGGCTTAATACAGCGACTAGACAATGACTTAAAGGATGATTGCTCTCGTATTCTTGTCCCTATTGAATGCATACAAGGCTTATGCCTTGTTGGCAACATGAAACCTGATTGATCTATGCGTATTGTTTGTTAAAATCTCTGAACTGATTCGTTCGCAATGCAGAAGCAATCTGTCTCGTAATTCCCTTTTTTTTATTAGTGGTGTAATTAGCAGCTTGAACAGGCAGATTCGTTTGTATCAAAAATGGAAATGAGAAAAGGAAAATGCGATAATTTTTTTCTCTTATTGTTATGATAAATCACCATTAAAGGGCGTAAAAACACCCAAACAAAGCATTCAAAGACAACAACCCTTTTGAACGTTGCGGTCTTTAAACTACTACCTCTATATCACACCACTTCTTGCCCCGCATCTAATAAGGCTTCTTTAATCAAATCCTGTGTCGCTGGAGCGTCAAACTCTACAACCACGCTCTTTTTTTCCACGCTCGCATCAATAAAGCTCACGCCTTCAATTTCGCCCACAAATTTTTCAATTTTATCCACGCAATGGTCGCAAGTAATGCTTGGCACTTGAAAAGTAACTTTCATTCAATGATCCTTAATTTTAAAATTCCTTAGCCTTTGGGAGTTTAAAACCACACTCACAGAGCTTAAACTCATCGCTAAACCCGCAATCGCCGGGCTTAACATGATATTAGCCTTATAAAGAACCCCACAAGCTAAAGGGATAAACACGCTATTATAACAAAAAGCCCAAAACAAATTTTCTTTGATATTTTTAATGGTCGCCTGGCTTAATTTAATCGCGCTATAAACCGATTTAATGTCGTTGTTAAAGCTCACAATATCCGCTGCTTGCACGCTCACATCGCTCCCTTTAGCCATCACCACCGCCACATCGCTCATAGCAAGGCTAGGGGCGTCATTCAAGCCATCGCCTACCATCATCACGATCTGCCCTTTTTCCTTAAGCTCTTTGATCTTATTGAGCTTGTCTTGTGGTTTGGCGTTGCTGATATAACCATCAATCCCTAATTCAAGTGTGCATTTTTGGACATTCTCTCTATTGTCCCCGCTTAAAAGAAAAGTGTTAATGCCTAATTTTTTGATTTGAGCGATATGCTCTTTCACGCCTTTTTTGGGCAAATCTTCTAAAACAAACGCCCCTAAAAGCTCGTCTTCTTTTTCATTAATCATTCTACCCACAAACACTAAAATCCCGTTTTCTTTAATTTCTAGTGCGTTAATAGGGTTAAAAAACTCGCCATTGCCTACTTTAATGATCTCTTTAGTGCCTTGATAATCTGTTTTAGCGCTGATGCCAAAACCCGTTTTCACTTTAACTCCGCTCATTTCTTTTAAGGGAGCGTTATGCTCTTTGGCGTATTCTACAATCCCTTTAGCAATGACATGCTCGCTGCTCTTTTCAATACTGCCCGCCAAACTCAATAACTCTAATAATTCTATGTTAGAATGAACGCTTTTAACGACAGGTTTTCCGTTAGTGAGCGTGCCGGTTTTATCAAAAACGATCGTATTGACTAGCCTTGCTTTTTCTAAACTTTTAGCGTCTTTAAAAAATAAGCCTAAAGAACTCGCTTTCTGGTTCGCTACTAAAATACTCATAGGTGTAGCCAGCCCTAAAGCGCAAGGGCAAGAAATCACTAAAACCGATACAAACACTTCTAAAGCGATCCCAAAATTCCACCAAAAATCAGGCTTAGGCGCAATGATGAGCCACACCACAAACGCTAAAACAGCGATAGCGATCACGCTTGGCACAAACACGCTTGAAACCTTATCCGCTAAGCGAGAAATCTCTGCCTTTGAGCTTTGAGCGTTATGGATCATTTCTACAATTTGAGACAAGGTGCTGTTTTTGTTATTTTGCGTGGCTTTCATTAAAAAACTCGTGTGGCTATTGAGCGTCCCTGAAAAGACTTTATCGCCGACTTTTTTATAAACGGGCAACGCTTCACCGCTTAACATGCTCTCATCTAATTCCCCTTCGCCTTCTATGATTTCGCCATCCACCGCAATCGCGCTTCCAGGGAGGACTTTTAGAATATCCCCCACCACAATGCTATCCACTAAAACTTCAATCTGTTGGTTATTTTGCATTTTAAGGGCGGTTTTTGGGGCGTTTTTCATCAAAGCTTGCATGGCATCTAAGGCTTTGTCTTTAGAAACATTTTCAATGCGTTTGCCCACCATCACAAACATTAAAATCACGCACACGCTTTCAAAATAATAATGCCCATAAGACCACTGGCTTGTATAAACGAAATACAATTGCCACAGGCTTGAAATTAAAGCAGCGCTTGTGCCTATGGCGATAAGGCTACTCATGTTAGGCTGTCTGTGCCATAAGGCTTTAAACCCTTGAATGTAAAAATCCCTCCCCCAATGCATGACAATGAGCGCGCCTATAAGCTGTAAGCAAGCGTTTAAAAAATTACTATGGTTGTTAATCGTAAGCAAGCTTTCAGGTAAAAGGCTAGGACTAAGCATCGCCCCCATAGAAAGATACACCACAAAAAGCGTGAAAATAACCGCCAACGCTAATTTAACATTAGGGCTAAAAAATTCTTTTTTTTCTTCTGCTAGAGTTTTTTTAGGGCTATAGCCTAGCTTTTCAATGAGTTTAAAAATCTCGTCTAAATTGGTTTCGTTTTCGTTAAATTCAATGTTAGCGCTCTTATTTAAAAGGCTCACTTCTATTTTTTTTACAAAACTCTTACGCCCTAAAGAGCGTTCAATCCCGCTAGAACATGCCGTGCAAGTCATTCCCTCTATGTAAAAAGATTCTTTCATGCGCTTTTATTTTTATTAAAAATAATTTTTACCATTAAAAAGAGCCACCGAATGATGCCATAAATCAAATACAGCCCCATAAACACGCTTAAAGCTTCTAAAGGGCGCACAAACACTAACGATAAAAAAATCAACACTAAGATGAAAAGCTTGAGATTCCATTTGACTTTTTTAAAATTAGGGTAGCGGATATTGCTCACCATAAGCACCCCCAACAAGACAATAAAGCTTAAAAATAACTTTTCGGTATTGCCTTCTAAGAAATGGTATTTGTTATCCAATAACACACAAAGCACCACCAATACCGCCGCCGCAGGAATGGGGATACCGATGAAAGAATAGGGGTCGCTTGTGTTGGTGCTGATATTGAATCGCGCTAATCGTATCGCTCCAAAAATCACAAACAACGCGCTCACCGCCATGCCTATGCGCCCAAAGTTATACCCCACATAAAAGTAAGTGATTAAGCTTGGGGCCACTCCAAAAGCGACCACATCAGCCAGAGAGTCAAATTCAATACCAAACTTGCTAGTGGTGTTGGTAAGCCTTGCGACACGCCCATCAAGCCCGTCTAAAATAAGGCTCGCTACCACTAACCAACACGCCATGACAAATTGATAACTGGAAGCGTAAAAAATACTCATCATGCCTAAAAAAATACTGCTAGCGGTGAAAAGATTAGGGAAAAGATAGAGAGGGTTAATAGGCATTAGAAACTCTTTTTAACTTGGCTTTTAGAATGGGAATAAAAACGATTTTAAAATCCATTATGGGAATAAAAATCTCACAAGCGTTAAAAAACCTACAAGAAAAGAGCGTTAGAGCGAACGCTTTATAACGCTGTTGATAAGCATGAATTTTTAGAAAACAGAATTTAAAAAAAGGCTTTAAGCAAACAGAATGTTTATAATAGGGCTTTAAACCCTTATCAAAAATCTGTTTGCAAGATCGCACTTTTAACTCGCTTGCTCTTCTAAAGGGATCAAACGGCTTTCTAAATTGTTGGCGGCTTCGTATTCGCTGATGATTTCACGCACCCTTTCGCCTGTAATGACTTCTTTGTCAAACAATTCTTTGACCATGATTTCAATCGCCTCTCTATAGTCGCTTAAGGTTTGTTTGACATGCTGATAGCGCTCTTCTAGTAGGTTTTTAATGAAAAGATCCATTTCTTCTGCGGTCTTTTCGCTAAATTCCCTACTGCTTCCATAACCGCCTCCTAAAAAGGCGTTCCGTTGCTTTTCTAACACCATAAGCCCACTGACACTGCTCATGCCGTAGTAACTCACCATGCCTTTAATAATATCAGTCGCTCTTTCTAAATCGTTGCTCGCACCGGTAGAAATTTCTTCCAAAAAGACTTCTTCAGCCGCCCTCCCGCCTAAAAGCACATCAATTTCAGCGATGAGTTCGTGTTTTTGCATCAAGTATTTGTTTTCTTCAGGCGTGTTAAGGGTGTAGCCTAAAGCCGCCATGCCCCTTGGAATGATAGAGACTTTATTCACCCTAGCGCTCCCTTTAGTCATTTCAGAAATCACGGCATGCCCGCTTTCATGGTAGGCGACGATTTTCTTTTCTTTAGGGCTGATGCGCCTGCTTTTCTTTTCTAACCCTGCAATCCCTCTTTCAACCGCTTCTTTTAAATGCTGTTGCCTGACTTCTTTTTGGTTGTTTCTTCCTGCTAAAAGCGCGGCTTCATTGATGATATTCGCTAAATCCGCCCCAGCAAGGCCTGCAGTGAGCTTAGCGACTTCTTGCAAATTCACATCATTAGCGAGTTTCACGCCCTTAATATGCACTTTTAAGATTTCCACCCTGCCATTAAAATCAGGCTTATCCACTAAAACCTGCCTGTCAAAGCGCCCTGGACGCATTAAGGCCGGGTCTAAGATTTCAGGGCGGTTCGTTGCAGCTAAGACAATCACAGGCGCGTTTTCGCTCCCAAAACCATCCATTTCGGCTAAGAGCTGGTTTAAGGTTTGCTCTCTTTCATCATTCCCGCTCACCACGCCTCCA
This DNA window, taken from Helicobacter pylori, encodes the following:
- the csd4 gene encoding DL-carboxypeptidase Csd4; this translates as MKKIWLLVWGLYSLVFLHAIEMIEKAPTNVEDRDKAPHLLLLAGIQGDEPGGFNATNLFLMHYSVLKGLVEVVPVLNKPSMLRNHRGLYGDMNRKFAALDKNDPEYPTIQEIKSLIAKPSVDAVLHLHDGGGYYRPIYIDATLNPKRWGNCFIIDQDEVKGAKFPNLLAFANNTIESINAHLLHPIEEYHLKNTHTAQGDTEMQKALTFYAINQKKSAFANEASKELPLASRVFYHLQAIEGLLNQLNIPFKRDFELNPNSVHALINDKSLWAKISSLPKMPLFNLRPKLNHFPLPHNTKIPQIPIESNAYIVGLVKNKQEVFLKYGNKLMTRLSPFYIEFDPSLEEVKMQIDNKDQMVKIGSVVEVKESFYIHAMDNIRANVIGFSVSNESKPNEMGYTIRFKDFQKRFSLDKQERIYRIEFYKNDAFSGMILVKFV
- the copP gene encoding copper-binding metallochaperone CopP — its product is MKVTFQVPSITCDHCVDKIEKFVGEIEGVSFIDASVEKKSVVVEFDAPATQDLIKEALLDAGQEVV
- the copA gene encoding copper-translocating P-type ATPase CopA codes for the protein MKESFYIEGMTCTACSSGIERSLGRKSFVKKIEVSLLNKSANIEFNENETNLDEIFKLIEKLGYSPKKTLAEEKKEFFSPNVKLALAVIFTLFVVYLSMGAMLSPSLLPESLLTINNHSNFLNACLQLIGALIVMHWGRDFYIQGFKALWHRQPNMSSLIAIGTSAALISSLWQLYFVYTSQWSYGHYYFESVCVILMFVMVGKRIENVSKDKALDAMQALMKNAPKTALKMQNNQQIEVLVDSIVVGDILKVLPGSAIAVDGEIIEGEGELDESMLSGEALPVYKKVGDKVFSGTLNSHTSFLMKATQNNKNSTLSQIVEMIHNAQSSKAEISRLADKVSSVFVPSVIAIAVLAFVVWLIIAPKPDFWWNFGIALEVFVSVLVISCPCALGLATPMSILVANQKASSLGLFFKDAKSLEKARLVNTIVFDKTGTLTNGKPVVKSVHSNIELLELLSLAGSIEKSSEHVIAKGIVEYAKEHNAPLKEMSGVKVKTGFGISAKTDYQGTKEIIKVGNGEFFNPINALEIKENGILVFVGRMINEKEDELLGAFVLEDLPKKGVKEHIAQIKKLGINTFLLSGDNRENVQKCTLELGIDGYISNAKPQDKLNKIKELKEKGQIVMMVGDGLNDAPSLAMSDVAVVMAKGSDVSVQAADIVSFNNDIKSVYSAIKLSQATIKNIKENLFWAFCYNSVFIPLACGVLYKANIMLSPAIAGLAMSLSSVSVVLNSQRLRNFKIKDH
- the pssA gene encoding CDP-diacylglycerol--serine O-phosphatidyltransferase, producing MPINPLYLFPNLFTASSIFLGMMSIFYASSYQFVMACWLVVASLILDGLDGRVARLTNTTSKFGIEFDSLADVVAFGVAPSLITYFYVGYNFGRIGMAVSALFVIFGAIRLARFNISTNTSDPYSFIGIPIPAAAVLVVLCVLLDNKYHFLEGNTEKLFLSFIVLLGVLMVSNIRYPNFKKVKWNLKLFILVLIFLSLVFVRPLEALSVFMGLYLIYGIIRWLFLMVKIIFNKNKSA
- the ftsH gene encoding ATP-dependent zinc metalloprotease FtsH — protein: MKPTNEPKKPFFQSPIILAVLGGILLIFFLRSFNSDGSFSDNFLASSTKNVSYHEIKQLISNNEVENVSIGQTLIKASHKEGNNRVIYIAKRVPDLTLVPLLDEKKINYSGFSESNFFTDMLGWLMPILVILGLWMFMANRMQKNMGGGIFGMGSAKKLINAEKPNVRFNDMAGNEEAKEEVVEIVDFLKYPERYANLGAKIPKGVLLVGPPGTGKTLLAKAVAGEAHVPFFSMGGSSFIEMFVGLGASRVRDLFETAKKQAPSIIFIDEIDAIGKSRAAGGVVSGNDEREQTLNQLLAEMDGFGSENAPVIVLAATNRPEILDPALMRPGRFDRQVLVDKPDFNGRVEILKVHIKGVKLANDVNLQEVAKLTAGLAGADLANIINEAALLAGRNNQKEVRQQHLKEAVERGIAGLEKKSRRISPKEKKIVAYHESGHAVISEMTKGSARVNKVSIIPRGMAALGYTLNTPEENKYLMQKHELIAEIDVLLGGRAAEEVFLEEISTGASNDLERATDIIKGMVSYYGMSSVSGLMVLEKQRNAFLGGGYGSSREFSEKTAEEMDLFIKNLLEERYQHVKQTLSDYREAIEIMVKELFDKEVITGERVREIISEYEAANNLESRLIPLEEQAS